A window from Kovacikia minuta CCNUW1 encodes these proteins:
- a CDS encoding sensor histidine kinase, whose amino-acid sequence MVSKSWHRAFFSVRTRLLVWYFLLTTGTVFISIHATYSIFCDRIKVQAEDSALQQANQFDVLIAKHRQKAQQGQGPQNITVLFDRLLSSYVPTRSEYVITLVGDQIYGSKPDLPPNLLKQHPNLASAWAGIPKEQRQHVENGSQRLYYVAKPVVWQATQETGSIVVLNDSTPEYQIARSAIGLVMQVTFGLLLLFFLFAWFTAGRVLYPLRLLTKTAHSITESDMTQRIPVQGKDEIAELATTVNEMLDRLQAAFDSQKEFLKDASHELRTPITIIQGHLEMLKYHPHKEDTIALVMDELERMSRLVNDLLLLAKAERSDFLRLKPEELDWLTEAIYLKARGLADRDWRLESKGLSPITVDGQRLTQAVMNLVQNAIRHTQPGDTIALGSSVKGDYAYFWVRDTGEGIILEDQKRIFERFVRATGDSHSEGYGLGLSIVAAIAQSHGGRVELVSQVGQGSTFTIVLPLMQDTLTPNRAILNPHVSPP is encoded by the coding sequence ATGGTGAGCAAAAGTTGGCACCGGGCATTTTTTAGCGTCCGAACACGGCTTCTGGTGTGGTATTTTCTGCTGACAACGGGAACTGTTTTTATCTCTATTCACGCGACTTACAGTATTTTTTGCGATCGCATCAAAGTCCAGGCAGAAGATTCAGCCCTGCAACAAGCCAATCAATTTGATGTGCTGATTGCAAAACATAGACAAAAAGCCCAGCAAGGACAAGGTCCCCAAAATATCACCGTCCTCTTTGATCGGTTACTCTCCAGTTATGTGCCAACCCGCAGTGAATATGTCATTACACTGGTCGGTGACCAAATCTATGGGAGCAAACCAGACCTCCCGCCGAATCTACTAAAACAGCATCCCAATTTAGCCTCAGCATGGGCAGGTATTCCTAAAGAACAACGGCAACACGTTGAAAATGGAAGTCAGCGTCTCTACTATGTGGCGAAACCCGTTGTTTGGCAGGCAACTCAGGAGACTGGCTCGATCGTCGTGTTAAATGACAGCACGCCTGAGTACCAGATTGCACGGAGTGCGATCGGATTGGTCATGCAAGTCACATTTGGGTTGCTGTTACTCTTCTTTTTGTTCGCCTGGTTTACGGCAGGACGCGTGCTATACCCGTTGCGATTGCTCACTAAAACGGCTCATTCCATCACTGAATCTGATATGACACAACGGATTCCGGTGCAGGGGAAGGATGAGATTGCAGAACTGGCAACAACGGTCAATGAAATGCTCGATCGCCTGCAAGCCGCTTTTGATAGTCAGAAAGAGTTTTTAAAGGATGCCAGTCACGAGTTACGCACCCCGATTACGATCATCCAGGGGCATCTAGAAATGCTGAAATATCATCCGCACAAAGAGGATACGATCGCCCTGGTTATGGATGAATTGGAGCGCATGAGCCGTCTAGTCAATGATTTGTTGTTGTTGGCAAAGGCTGAGCGATCGGACTTTTTGCGGTTAAAACCGGAAGAATTGGACTGGCTGACAGAGGCAATTTATCTCAAAGCGAGAGGGCTTGCCGACCGAGACTGGCGATTAGAGTCCAAAGGATTAAGCCCTATCACGGTAGATGGGCAACGGCTAACTCAGGCGGTCATGAATCTGGTGCAAAATGCCATTCGCCATACCCAACCAGGAGACACGATCGCCCTTGGGTCTTCTGTCAAAGGAGACTATGCCTACTTTTGGGTGCGGGATACCGGGGAAGGCATCATCCTGGAAGACCAAAAACGCATTTTTGAACGATTTGTGCGGGCAACTGGAGATTCACATAGTGAAGGCTACGGCTTGGGATTGTCCATTGTCGCAGCGATCGCTCAGTCCCACGGTGGGCGGGTCGAATTAGTCAGTCAGGTTGGTCAGGGATCTACGTTTACCATTGTTTTGCCCCTGATGCAGGATACTCTCACTCCAAATCGGGCTATCCTCAATCCCCATGTTTCGCCTCCCTAG
- a CDS encoding IS66 family transposase, which produces MQNRYRELQDNLFLFLDDPTIPATNNASEQALRWSVIFRKVTNGFRSDWGRDLFANVRSVVNTGRRQGLSTFESIFAALNPSNPYSLWVEQLLAFLSTVMTRGV; this is translated from the coding sequence CTGCAAAACCGCTATCGGGAATTACAAGACAATCTATTTCTGTTTTTGGATGACCCAACGATTCCAGCGACGAACAATGCCAGTGAACAAGCACTGCGTTGGAGTGTCATATTCCGCAAAGTGACCAATGGATTTCGCTCCGATTGGGGCAGGGATCTCTTTGCGAATGTTCGGTCTGTTGTCAATACGGGTAGGCGACAAGGTTTATCTACGTTTGAGTCTATTTTTGCTGCCTTAAACCCCTCCAATCCCTATTCTCTCTGGGTTGAGCAATTACTAGCATTTTTATCAACGGTGATGACTCGCGGAGTTTGA
- a CDS encoding TetR/AcrR family transcriptional regulator, translated as MGYDDRRLEVAQAAWRVIVQEGLDRTSMRAIAQELGSSTGVVTHYFRDKEELILFALEQVVESTLESMKACAKGQQGIDRLEQMIAAALPLEDSDRDDWKVWIAFLGYSIGRDRLIQQHQKRYDRIRQILYQELADLKAARLIRADLNLTLEANALIALVDGIGTGVVICPEQFSAEQQRYLVHQHTHALQVSS; from the coding sequence ATGGGGTATGACGATCGCCGCCTTGAAGTGGCGCAAGCAGCGTGGCGAGTGATTGTTCAGGAAGGACTGGATCGCACCAGTATGCGGGCGATCGCGCAAGAACTGGGTTCTTCTACTGGAGTTGTCACCCACTACTTCCGGGATAAGGAAGAACTCATCTTATTTGCTCTAGAGCAGGTGGTTGAATCCACTTTAGAGTCCATGAAAGCCTGTGCTAAGGGGCAACAAGGTATTGACCGATTAGAACAAATGATTGCTGCGGCTCTACCGCTAGAAGACAGCGACAGGGATGATTGGAAAGTGTGGATTGCCTTTTTGGGCTATTCGATCGGGCGCGATCGCCTGATTCAGCAGCATCAAAAACGCTATGATCGCATCCGGCAAATCCTGTATCAGGAGTTAGCTGATTTAAAGGCAGCGAGGCTGATTCGAGCCGATTTAAATTTGACCCTTGAAGCAAATGCGCTCATTGCTCTAGTAGATGGCATTGGTACTGGAGTTGTGATCTGTCCTGAGCAGTTTTCAGCAGAGCAACAACGGTATCTTGTGCATCAACATACCCACGCTTTACAAGTAAGCTCCTAA
- a CDS encoding TetR/AcrR family transcriptional regulator: MTNPGKKFPGRPRSAQSHQAMLQATLELLAEVGFEAMSIEAIATRAGVGKTTIYRRYSSKAELVADAIESIREEVLLPDTGSLWGDMDALIQNAAQISLNPLGTANGCHDYQ; this comes from the coding sequence ATGACGAATCCTGGTAAAAAGTTCCCTGGAAGACCCCGGAGTGCTCAATCGCATCAGGCAATGCTGCAAGCAACCCTAGAATTGTTGGCAGAGGTTGGATTTGAGGCAATGAGTATCGAGGCGATCGCCACCCGTGCAGGCGTTGGTAAAACGACCATTTATCGACGCTACAGTAGCAAAGCGGAACTAGTGGCGGATGCGATCGAGAGTATCCGGGAAGAGGTGTTGCTTCCAGATACGGGCAGTCTTTGGGGGGATATGGATGCCCTGATTCAGAATGCGGCTCAAATCTCGCTCAATCCTCTGGGGACGGCAAACGGTTGCCATGATTATCAGTAG
- a CDS encoding TetR-like C-terminal domain-containing protein yields MIISSASSNAEFAQIYWTKYLQPRREAFSIVLERAKARQEVKPDLDPGLVFDTMSGIMLYAMIFQPTPESWEAYVRRSLELVLR; encoded by the coding sequence ATGATTATCAGTAGTGCGTCGAGTAATGCCGAATTTGCTCAAATCTATTGGACAAAGTACTTACAACCACGACGAGAAGCATTTTCTATTGTTCTGGAGCGAGCAAAGGCAAGACAGGAAGTGAAGCCTGATTTAGATCCCGGTCTAGTTTTCGATACGATGAGCGGCATTATGCTGTATGCCATGATTTTCCAACCAACACCTGAATCTTGGGAAGCTTATGTACGCCGCTCTCTAGAGTTAGTTCTTCGATGA
- a CDS encoding TetR/AcrR family transcriptional regulator — protein MSRSGKRAAKSVRPVRDAEATQQQILDAAEQEFAHHGLKGARMSAIAQAAQVTSATLHYYFENKENLYKAVLQRPVDEVQEILAQQNFDALPPEEALRQIIRIAIANEAANPQRQMLWFQESSQNQGAFFKECNVLTLHEYLLKVLERGVKEGVFRPLKPFLTLTYILSICLFYFTVHENWKHLTPELDRLSPEMVEEHTAEAITFILAAIQKRS, from the coding sequence GTGAGTCGATCGGGAAAGCGGGCAGCAAAATCAGTACGCCCAGTGCGAGATGCGGAGGCAACGCAGCAGCAAATTCTGGATGCTGCCGAGCAGGAGTTTGCCCATCATGGATTGAAAGGTGCACGGATGAGTGCGATCGCCCAAGCGGCTCAAGTCACATCTGCAACTTTGCACTATTACTTTGAGAACAAAGAAAATCTCTACAAAGCCGTTCTCCAGCGTCCTGTAGACGAAGTTCAAGAAATCTTGGCACAACAAAATTTTGATGCACTGCCTCCCGAAGAGGCGTTAAGGCAAATCATTCGCATTGCGATCGCCAACGAAGCCGCAAATCCTCAAAGGCAAATGCTTTGGTTTCAAGAATCGAGTCAGAATCAGGGTGCATTTTTCAAAGAGTGCAACGTGTTAACGCTCCATGAATACCTGCTGAAAGTTCTAGAACGGGGCGTGAAGGAAGGTGTCTTTCGTCCGCTCAAGCCATTTCTAACTTTGACTTACATCTTGAGTATTTGCCTCTTCTATTTCACTGTTCACGAGAATTGGAAGCATCTCACACCAGAACTCGATCGCCTCAGTCCAGAGATGGTGGAAGAACACACCGCAGAAGCGATCACCTTTATTCTGGCAGCCATTCAGAAAAGAAGTTAG
- a CDS encoding Rieske 2Fe-2S domain-containing protein, whose amino-acid sequence MEQLQGSPWLLAHRSMLKPNQPRKFSLLGQDYVLWQDSQGAITALSNACPHMGAMLSEGWCVTQSDGTSAIACPFHALEFDRKGCTVLPGSNKQTKSLLSPLELVIQGDLIWTYGGYEPKIPIPDLMNTIASEYEFIGVTGDRSIPTDILSLLLNMHDYNHHNGTHRELFEIEEVQIKQFIDEGLHSHAYLAQPRKQPSWHEILKNPAQLALPKVLEAHLENYFPFMGVMHGDNQLLSLKECHFYLPESVERSRVFVLMYMQVRSPIAHLLKRNLLKLIDVVVEQDAKILSRIYPNTPQRIKLNNEVGMDWIHRNFEQFPTMKSTVLPQL is encoded by the coding sequence ATGGAGCAATTACAAGGTTCTCCGTGGTTGTTGGCGCATCGTTCCATGCTGAAGCCGAATCAACCTCGAAAATTCTCCTTATTGGGGCAAGACTATGTCCTTTGGCAGGACTCACAAGGCGCAATTACTGCCCTTTCTAACGCCTGTCCTCACATGGGAGCCATGCTTTCAGAAGGATGGTGCGTGACTCAATCTGATGGCACCAGTGCCATTGCCTGCCCATTTCATGCCCTGGAGTTCGATCGCAAAGGCTGTACGGTATTACCCGGTTCTAATAAACAAACAAAATCCTTGCTGTCACCGCTTGAATTGGTCATTCAAGGGGATTTGATCTGGACCTATGGGGGGTATGAACCGAAGATCCCCATTCCAGATTTAATGAACACGATCGCATCTGAGTATGAATTTATTGGCGTAACAGGCGATCGCAGCATACCGACGGATATTTTGAGTTTGTTGCTGAATATGCACGACTACAATCACCACAATGGAACGCATCGAGAGCTATTTGAAATTGAGGAAGTGCAGATCAAGCAGTTTATTGATGAGGGTTTACATTCTCACGCTTATCTGGCACAACCCAGGAAACAACCGAGTTGGCATGAAATCCTCAAAAATCCGGCTCAACTCGCATTACCCAAGGTTTTAGAGGCGCATTTAGAGAACTACTTCCCATTTATGGGTGTGATGCATGGCGACAATCAACTTTTGAGCTTGAAGGAATGCCACTTTTATTTGCCTGAATCAGTAGAGCGATCGCGCGTATTTGTACTGATGTATATGCAGGTACGCTCTCCAATTGCTCATTTACTCAAGAGAAATTTACTAAAGTTGATTGATGTCGTTGTAGAGCAGGATGCCAAGATTCTCAGCCGGATCTACCCCAATACGCCTCAACGAATCAAATTGAACAATGAAGTTGGCATGGATTGGATTCACCGGAATTTTGAACAGTTTCCAACCATGAAAAGTACTGTTTTGCCACAGCTATAG
- a CDS encoding TetR/AcrR family transcriptional regulator, with the protein MGRPTKENSLTKQDVIAAAIACLDQDGESALGVNRVARELNIKPPAIYKHLEGNTGLQRAVALTVWRQYLTECQQQTDGITDSQELFRVSACATRTFARSHPARYRVMMHYQMRPTDPEEAEVMQDALKFFQTSLHLQGLNHDALIDVMRMVNAAIYGFIMREQAELMTIDRSTDESYEVMLDALLVAIAHIKQISL; encoded by the coding sequence ATGGGTCGTCCAACAAAAGAGAATTCACTGACTAAACAGGATGTGATTGCCGCTGCGATCGCCTGTCTTGACCAGGACGGAGAATCGGCACTAGGCGTGAATCGCGTAGCACGAGAGCTAAACATCAAACCTCCCGCTATTTATAAGCATTTAGAGGGCAACACCGGACTGCAACGGGCTGTGGCTCTGACCGTTTGGCGACAGTATTTAACCGAGTGTCAGCAGCAAACTGATGGCATTACAGACTCGCAAGAATTGTTTCGTGTGAGTGCGTGTGCGACTCGCACGTTTGCGCGATCGCATCCTGCGCGGTATCGCGTCATGATGCATTATCAAATGCGACCGACTGACCCAGAAGAAGCTGAGGTGATGCAAGACGCACTCAAATTCTTTCAAACTTCCTTGCATCTTCAAGGCTTAAACCATGATGCTCTGATTGATGTGATGCGAATGGTGAACGCCGCGATTTACGGCTTTATCATGCGAGAACAGGCTGAATTAATGACAATCGATCGTTCCACAGATGAAAGTTATGAAGTGATGCTGGATGCGCTGTTGGTGGCGATCGCACACATTAAACAGATAAGCCTATAG
- a CDS encoding class I SAM-dependent methyltransferase, whose product MKDLKQILQNECYGKDLEQRKHWYSPAATAYQQVRPRYPQAIVDRVVEITQLSADSSLLEVGCGPAIATLAFAKLGCQMLCVEPNPDFYHLAQQTCESYPNVELQNCSFEEWQLEPQCYDAVLAASSFHWVSLDVGYPKAATALRPGGHLILLWNKELQPSYEVYQQLLAVHQTHAPSLNRPYEDSATQAAILDQLGEMAIESGYFKEMQSGHLEVEVTYTVDQYLMLLSTYSPYVKLEAQQRQTLFAALREVLEQNGKTIQLSYVSAFHIARPT is encoded by the coding sequence ATGAAAGACTTGAAGCAGATTCTTCAGAACGAGTGCTATGGCAAAGACCTGGAGCAACGTAAACATTGGTACTCGCCCGCAGCAACCGCCTATCAACAGGTAAGACCCCGCTATCCCCAAGCCATCGTCGATCGCGTGGTCGAAATCACTCAACTCTCTGCTGATTCGTCTTTGCTAGAGGTTGGCTGTGGTCCAGCGATCGCCACTCTCGCTTTTGCCAAATTGGGATGTCAAATGCTCTGCGTTGAACCCAATCCTGATTTTTATCATCTCGCTCAACAAACCTGTGAATCGTATCCCAATGTTGAATTGCAAAACTGCTCGTTTGAAGAATGGCAATTAGAACCTCAATGCTACGATGCCGTACTAGCAGCGAGTTCATTTCATTGGGTTTCACTAGATGTAGGTTATCCCAAAGCTGCCACTGCATTGCGTCCAGGTGGACACTTAATCTTGCTATGGAATAAAGAACTTCAGCCGAGTTATGAGGTCTATCAGCAACTATTAGCAGTTCACCAAACCCATGCACCTTCATTGAACCGCCCGTATGAAGACAGTGCAACGCAAGCAGCCATTCTAGACCAATTGGGGGAGATGGCGATCGAGTCTGGTTATTTCAAAGAGATGCAATCTGGGCATCTTGAGGTTGAAGTTACCTACACCGTTGACCAATACTTGATGTTGCTCAGTACCTATTCACCCTACGTCAAACTAGAAGCCCAGCAGAGACAAACCTTATTTGCCGCATTACGAGAGGTGCTAGAGCAAAACGGCAAAACTATTCAACTATCTTACGTTTCTGCCTTTCACATTGCCCGACCAACTTGA
- a CDS encoding phosphotransferase, producing the protein METESRSHLAIRAACEVATGLGLTFERAIVLQHRSNAIIRLFPTNIVARVATIPETVRQGHSWFVREMAVAHYLAATDAPIIPPSSDIAPGLHQHLGLVLGFWKFVEILEQPFDPYQAGQALRACHQALKPFSEDLPTLALLTEARQLLVQTVAAKLSPADVDMLMQVGERSHQRLSQLPMQPLHGDSHSGNVLNTTQGVLWTDWEDTFIGPIEWDLACLVAAPYVLGTDWEKAEAALQGYGDAIDFEVLEDCIVARAFVSVIWYVILQQQRPEAGRLAQLEHYLNWLRQREGRT; encoded by the coding sequence ATGGAGACTGAATCCCGCTCACATCTTGCCATCCGTGCCGCTTGTGAAGTCGCAACTGGGTTGGGGCTAACCTTTGAACGGGCGATCGTGCTACAGCACCGGAGTAATGCCATCATTCGCCTGTTCCCGACCAATATTGTGGCAAGGGTTGCAACCATACCCGAAACAGTCCGTCAGGGGCATAGCTGGTTTGTTCGTGAGATGGCGGTTGCTCACTATCTTGCGGCTACAGATGCACCAATTATTCCTCCCAGTTCAGACATTGCTCCTGGGCTACATCAGCATTTGGGACTGGTGTTAGGGTTCTGGAAGTTTGTCGAAATTTTAGAACAGCCCTTTGATCCCTATCAGGCGGGGCAAGCGCTGCGAGCCTGTCATCAGGCATTGAAACCCTTTTCAGAAGACCTACCAACGCTGGCTCTACTGACCGAAGCTAGACAATTACTGGTTCAGACCGTTGCAGCAAAACTTTCTCCTGCCGATGTAGATATGCTGATGCAGGTTGGAGAGCGATCGCACCAACGACTCAGCCAATTACCGATGCAGCCACTCCACGGGGATTCCCACTCCGGCAATGTGCTCAATACAACTCAGGGAGTGCTCTGGACAGACTGGGAAGACACTTTTATCGGACCCATTGAGTGGGATTTGGCTTGCCTGGTTGCGGCTCCCTATGTGCTGGGTACAGATTGGGAAAAGGCAGAAGCTGCACTACAAGGTTATGGTGACGCGATCGACTTTGAAGTATTAGAGGACTGCATTGTGGCGCGAGCCTTTGTCAGCGTTATCTGGTACGTCATTTTGCAGCAACAGCGCCCGGAAGCAGGACGACTAGCCCAACTGGAACATTACCTAAACTGGTTGAGACAACGTGAGGGAAGAACATGA
- a CDS encoding amidase encodes MSNLVWKPAVELAQMIRDRHLSAIELLDAHLEQIAQHNSKLNAICTLDEENARTRAKQADEALARGENWGALHGVPVTIKDLFETTGLRTTAGSMSLKNYIPQQDATAVSRLRAAGAIVLGKTNVGDLAGGYQGLNDVFLRVNNPWNLECTSGGTSSGSAAAISAGLSPLDLCSDFGGSIRQPAHFCGIYGLKPTDRRVPTTGHIPETPDAPRCMRQMLTVGGLARSIQDLALCLKIIAGADVSQPEIPPIPLDQPTDTSLKSRRIAWSEEWSLYPVAEEIKSAMQQAAVKLVEAEIEPKLWVPNFDFYAAWQAYYKLAAYNLVYAQSLTPRDIQKNLAFLLRDSTQGDRSFRKLGNIARIGLPISLNPTLKGYFETLTQRDDLIASMDQELAQWDVWLCPVAMAPAFTHRQRGAAIQVDHHHVPYSMASGAYVVPFNLTGHPVVVIPIAQTKDGLPIGMQIVGKRWKEMELLAIAQQIDTVIGGFRSPAGY; translated from the coding sequence ATGAGCAATTTGGTATGGAAACCTGCGGTTGAACTGGCTCAGATGATTCGCGATCGCCACCTCTCTGCGATCGAACTCTTAGACGCTCACCTGGAACAAATCGCTCAACACAACTCCAAACTCAACGCCATTTGCACCCTTGATGAGGAAAACGCTCGTACTCGCGCCAAACAAGCAGATGAAGCACTGGCGAGAGGTGAGAACTGGGGTGCGTTACATGGTGTTCCTGTAACCATCAAAGACCTTTTTGAGACAACTGGTTTACGAACAACCGCAGGCTCGATGTCTCTGAAAAACTACATTCCTCAACAGGATGCAACGGCGGTGAGCCGATTGCGTGCAGCAGGAGCGATCGTCCTTGGAAAAACGAATGTAGGCGATCTAGCAGGTGGATACCAGGGACTTAATGATGTTTTTCTGCGTGTGAACAACCCGTGGAATCTAGAGTGTACTTCGGGCGGTACGTCTAGTGGTAGTGCAGCCGCGATCTCAGCCGGTCTATCGCCCCTTGACTTATGTTCTGATTTCGGCGGCTCTATTCGTCAACCTGCCCATTTTTGCGGTATTTACGGCTTAAAGCCAACAGACCGCCGAGTCCCAACGACAGGGCATATTCCCGAAACGCCAGATGCTCCTCGCTGTATGCGTCAAATGCTGACGGTTGGTGGTCTCGCTCGCTCGATTCAAGATTTGGCTCTTTGTTTGAAGATCATTGCGGGTGCTGATGTCTCCCAACCGGAGATCCCGCCTATTCCACTGGATCAACCCACAGATACAAGCTTGAAATCTCGCAGGATCGCTTGGTCAGAGGAATGGTCACTCTACCCGGTTGCCGAAGAAATTAAATCAGCCATGCAACAGGCTGCTGTAAAGCTGGTAGAAGCCGAGATTGAACCGAAATTGTGGGTTCCTAATTTTGATTTTTATGCTGCATGGCAAGCTTACTACAAACTTGCAGCCTACAACTTAGTCTATGCCCAATCCCTGACTCCCAGAGATATTCAGAAAAATTTAGCTTTTCTGCTGCGTGATAGCACTCAGGGCGATCGCAGCTTTCGCAAGTTAGGGAACATCGCCCGCATCGGATTGCCCATTTCCTTGAACCCGACCTTGAAAGGCTACTTTGAGACTCTCACCCAACGAGATGACTTGATCGCCAGCATGGATCAGGAACTAGCTCAATGGGACGTTTGGCTTTGCCCGGTTGCGATGGCTCCTGCATTCACCCATCGTCAGCGTGGTGCCGCCATTCAAGTCGATCATCATCACGTTCCCTACTCAATGGCTTCCGGTGCCTATGTTGTGCCGTTCAATCTGACAGGACATCCAGTTGTCGTGATTCCCATTGCACAAACAAAGGATGGATTACCGATTGGGATGCAGATTGTCGGTAAACGGTGGAAAGAAATGGAGTTATTGGCGATCGCCCAACAAATTGACACTGTGATTGGTGGGTTTCGATCACCAGCAGGCTATTGA
- a CDS encoding IS1/IS1595 family N-terminal zinc-binding domain-containing protein yields MKLSKNSYRREKQCYLCKNCGKQFVAQ; encoded by the coding sequence TTGAAGTTATCGAAAAATAGCTATCGTCGGGAGAAGCAGTGCTATCTCTGTAAGAATTGTGGCAAGCAATTTGTGGCTCAATAG
- a CDS encoding ISH3 family transposase, with product MTTYPSSSLSSTPALSDEATLEAALECLLEHLPLVPEDSSCSAESLFEILLRAASRHDSIEHTAQRLQGVPSGNGIRYHLDQLDDMVALEGQLNGALQSRIPPKIRKRRHRIAIDLHLIPYYGNRTEAAAPYIYRSQAKAGTTTFFAYATVYVICRNKRVTLGIHAVHRQETLVATVTYLLAMLSALKIRVKRLYLDRGFYSVPVIRWLKALNIPFLMPAVIRGKTGGTRSLLVGRKSYATRYTLSSANYGSVTCQMRVVCTYYKGFKGKHGIQYALYVAHRVTIDLHQLHQHYRERFGIETSYRIKNQCRIRTTSKNPVVRLLFVALAFILVNLWVYLLWFFVSQTQRRGRVIHRELFGLKTMLEFLSQAVERHFPPITAIYLPTPK from the coding sequence ATGACGACCTACCCATCTTCCTCATTATCTTCCACCCCTGCCTTGAGTGATGAAGCAACCCTGGAAGCAGCCTTGGAGTGCTTGTTAGAGCACCTGCCTTTAGTACCCGAAGATAGTAGTTGTAGTGCCGAAAGCCTATTTGAGATTTTGCTCCGGGCAGCCAGTCGTCACGATAGCATCGAGCATACCGCTCAACGCCTACAAGGAGTTCCCAGTGGCAATGGCATTCGCTATCATCTCGACCAGTTAGATGACATGGTCGCTTTGGAGGGACAACTCAATGGGGCATTGCAGAGCCGAATTCCACCCAAGATTCGCAAAAGACGACATCGGATCGCGATTGACCTGCACTTGATTCCCTACTATGGCAACCGAACTGAGGCAGCAGCACCCTATATCTATCGCTCCCAAGCCAAAGCCGGAACCACCACATTTTTTGCCTATGCCACCGTTTATGTCATCTGCCGCAACAAGCGAGTCACCCTCGGAATTCATGCGGTGCATCGACAGGAAACCTTGGTGGCAACGGTGACCTATTTGTTGGCAATGCTCTCTGCTCTGAAGATTCGAGTCAAACGGTTGTATCTCGACCGAGGCTTTTACAGTGTGCCGGTGATTCGCTGGCTCAAAGCACTCAACATCCCGTTTTTGATGCCTGCGGTGATTCGCGGTAAAACCGGAGGCACCCGCTCATTACTCGTCGGGCGCAAAAGCTATGCGACACGCTACACCCTCAGCAGTGCCAACTATGGTTCCGTGACTTGTCAAATGCGAGTGGTGTGCACCTATTACAAAGGCTTCAAGGGCAAGCATGGGATTCAATATGCGCTTTATGTGGCGCATCGAGTCACTATTGACCTCCATCAGTTGCATCAGCATTATCGGGAGCGCTTTGGCATCGAAACGAGCTACAGAATTAAAAATCAGTGTCGCATTCGCACCACGAGTAAGAATCCAGTGGTTCGCCTGTTATTTGTGGCACTGGCGTTTATCCTGGTTAATCTCTGGGTGTACTTGTTGTGGTTCTTTGTCAGTCAGACCCAGCGACGGGGACGAGTCATTCATCGTGAGTTGTTTGGTCTTAAAACCATGTTGGAATTTCTCTCTCAGGCTGTTGAACGACATTTTCCACCCATCACTGCTATCTATTTACCTACCCCAAAATGA